The following coding sequences lie in one Cytobacillus sp. IB215665 genomic window:
- the yjcZ gene encoding sporulation protein YjcZ, giving the protein MVDGYGAGFGSMFAFVIVIFVLLIIVGCVCTGFY; this is encoded by the coding sequence ATGGTGGATGGTTATGGTGCCGGATTTGGGTCAATGTTTGCGTTTGTCATAGTCATTTTTGTTCTGTTAATTATTGTAGGTTGCGTATGTACAGGATTTTATTAA
- a CDS encoding DNA-3-methyladenine glycosylase I, which translates to MTVKRCEWVNDDPLYIHYHDHEWGVPVYDDRLLFEYIILEGAQAGLSWYTILKKRENYRKAFNGFDPELIAKYDEEKIQSLLNDKGIVRNKLKIRSAVTNAQSYLSVVEEVGSFSNYIWSFVDGKPIQNHFQSIKEVPVSTPISDALSKDLKKRGFKFVGTTICYAFMQAVGMVNDHVVDCVCNQSS; encoded by the coding sequence ATGACTGTTAAACGCTGTGAATGGGTTAATGATGACCCTTTATATATACATTACCATGATCATGAGTGGGGTGTACCTGTTTATGATGACCGTCTTTTGTTTGAGTACATTATATTGGAAGGAGCACAAGCGGGATTAAGTTGGTACACCATTTTAAAAAAGAGAGAGAACTATCGCAAAGCATTTAACGGGTTTGATCCCGAATTAATAGCTAAATATGATGAAGAAAAGATTCAAAGCTTATTAAATGATAAGGGGATTGTTCGGAATAAGTTAAAAATACGATCTGCTGTTACAAATGCACAAAGCTATTTAAGTGTGGTTGAAGAGGTCGGCTCTTTCTCTAACTATATATGGTCATTTGTTGATGGAAAGCCTATCCAAAACCACTTTCAATCTATAAAAGAAGTACCGGTTTCAACTCCAATTAGCGATGCGCTAAGCAAAGATTTAAAAAAACGAGGTTTTAAATTTGTTGGAACAACAATTTGTTATGCTTTTATGCAAGCTGTTGGTATGGTAAATGATCACGTAGTAGATTGCGTGTGCAATCAATCATCGTAA
- the yjcZ gene encoding sporulation protein YjcZ, with the protein MCYGVSPSYGYGPSSNRSFSVIVVLFILLIIVLFTVARVAY; encoded by the coding sequence ATGTGTTACGGTGTGTCACCAAGTTATGGTTACGGCCCATCTTCTAATAGATCATTCTCTGTAATTGTTGTGTTGTTTATTCTATTAATTATCGTACTTTTTACAGTTGCAAGAGTCGCTTATTAA
- a CDS encoding D-alanyl-D-alanine carboxypeptidase family protein, with amino-acid sequence MIKKLVKLCIIIIFMCSIQIKSYIAYASDESTFNINSEAALLLDGSTGDVLYSKNGDQRMYPASLTKILTAIIAIEEGNLEDQVTVSENARNVDGTRVYLEVGEQVTLLKLIQGLLINSGNDAGVAIAEYFDGSEEKFAERMNKFSEDKINVQHSQFKNPHGLYDPEHYTTASDMAQITKYAMKNDTFREIFGTVELEWKGTGWETTLYTHNELLRWYDGVTGGKTGYVDESGHTLVTSATKGNLNLIAVVLKASSKNFAYEDTTALFDYGFENFIKNVIPKNKQFVDEQNNEYILSEDVTYTKKSTEDVSLSTDEQGMLSILGEQNRVINTYQLDKVDMNENMKDGEQTTLAGKKEGSLLITSFMFVIPLFVFFIIISVYRKRKKNVSYYKEVN; translated from the coding sequence ATGATAAAGAAACTAGTGAAATTATGTATAATAATTATATTTATGTGCTCCATTCAAATAAAGAGTTATATTGCTTATGCATCCGATGAATCGACCTTCAACATTAATAGTGAAGCGGCGTTATTACTTGATGGAAGCACTGGGGATGTATTATATAGTAAAAATGGCGATCAAAGAATGTATCCAGCAAGTCTAACCAAAATTTTAACGGCTATTATTGCTATAGAAGAAGGAAATTTAGAAGATCAAGTTACAGTAAGTGAAAATGCTAGGAATGTTGATGGTACACGTGTTTATCTAGAGGTAGGTGAACAAGTTACTTTACTTAAATTAATTCAAGGTTTATTAATTAATTCAGGTAATGATGCTGGTGTAGCTATTGCTGAATACTTTGATGGCAGCGAAGAAAAATTCGCTGAGCGAATGAACAAATTTAGTGAAGATAAAATAAATGTTCAACATTCTCAGTTCAAGAACCCACACGGTTTATATGATCCGGAACACTATACAACAGCCTCAGATATGGCTCAAATTACTAAATACGCGATGAAAAATGATACTTTTCGTGAAATATTTGGTACAGTGGAATTAGAGTGGAAGGGCACAGGCTGGGAAACGACTCTGTATACACATAACGAACTATTAAGGTGGTATGACGGTGTTACAGGTGGCAAAACAGGGTATGTTGATGAATCAGGTCATACATTAGTTACCTCTGCAACTAAAGGAAACTTAAACTTAATAGCAGTTGTTTTAAAAGCATCCTCTAAAAATTTCGCTTATGAGGATACGACTGCACTTTTTGATTATGGCTTTGAGAATTTTATAAAGAATGTGATTCCGAAAAACAAGCAATTTGTTGACGAACAAAATAATGAATATATCCTTTCTGAGGATGTGACCTATACTAAAAAAAGCACCGAAGATGTTTCATTGTCGACCGATGAGCAAGGAATGCTAAGCATTTTAGGAGAACAAAATAGAGTAATAAATACGTATCAGTTGGATAAGGTTGACATGAATGAGAATATGAAAGATGGAGAACAAACAACGCTTGCTGGAAAAAAGGAAGGTAGTTTGTTGATAACTTCATTTATGTTTGTGATTCCATTGTTTGTTTTTTTTATTATCATTTCAGTATATAGAAAAAGGAAAAAGAATGTTTCTTATTATAAAGAGGTAAACTAA
- a CDS encoding ATP-binding cassette domain-containing protein — translation MFQLENVTYKNILQLKFLQIQTGSVTSIIGKSGSGKSTLLKLLNNMISSDSGVIYYNDKSIEEIEPVELRRQVVTLTQYPAIFEGTVKDNLLLGLKLSEKNYTSVNDEVLSKTLAMFNLQTKLDVDANKLSGGEQQRLAFARIMLMKAPVYLLDEPTSSLDEETEDLVIGRFISRAKAEKTTVVMVTHSMKVAETYSDFIINMEDVNAYK, via the coding sequence ATGTTTCAATTAGAAAATGTTACTTATAAGAACATATTACAACTAAAATTTTTGCAAATCCAAACTGGCAGTGTAACAAGTATTATCGGGAAAAGTGGATCAGGAAAATCTACTTTATTAAAGTTGCTAAACAATATGATATCAAGTGATAGTGGCGTAATTTATTATAATGATAAATCTATAGAAGAAATAGAGCCAGTTGAATTAAGACGTCAAGTAGTAACTTTAACACAATATCCTGCCATATTTGAAGGAACTGTTAAAGACAATTTGCTTTTAGGGCTTAAGTTATCAGAGAAGAATTATACATCAGTGAATGATGAAGTCTTATCAAAAACGTTAGCAATGTTTAACTTACAAACTAAGTTGGATGTAGATGCGAATAAATTGTCAGGGGGAGAACAGCAGCGTCTCGCCTTTGCAAGAATAATGCTTATGAAAGCACCTGTGTACCTATTAGATGAGCCCACATCTTCCCTTGATGAAGAGACCGAGGATTTGGTTATAGGGCGGTTTATTTCTCGTGCAAAAGCAGAGAAAACAACTGTTGTCATGGTAACACATTCCATGAAAGTCGCGGAGACATACTCAGATTTTATAATAAACATGGAAGATGTTAATGCTTATAAATGA
- a CDS encoding ABC transporter permease codes for MNTIEDISLIQLLSAYIFIIILLFIVKRKGISREREILIASIRMTFQLILVGYILTYVFKHSNPWLTIIIILLMELFAVYNIFKRSKETISIELKWYITISLFIGTIATILYFDFVVINFMPWYDPRYFIPISGMIIGNAMTGINLGVNTLIEGMKSKRHLVESALMLGATPKEASKTIVNQAFDAAILPTINSMVGMGIVFLPGMMTGVILSGADPLVSIKYQIAIVLGITGSVSLSVFLFIQFGYKTFFTNRAQLK; via the coding sequence ATGAATACGATTGAAGATATCTCACTAATTCAACTATTAAGCGCATATATATTTATTATTATTTTATTATTTATCGTAAAACGGAAAGGCATAAGTAGAGAACGAGAAATCTTAATTGCGTCAATACGCATGACTTTTCAATTAATATTAGTTGGCTACATACTTACTTATGTTTTTAAACACTCTAACCCTTGGTTAACTATAATTATAATATTGCTTATGGAATTATTTGCTGTTTATAATATTTTCAAAAGGTCAAAAGAAACTATTTCCATAGAGTTAAAATGGTATATAACGATCTCGTTATTTATCGGAACAATCGCAACGATATTGTATTTCGACTTTGTCGTTATCAATTTTATGCCTTGGTATGATCCTAGATATTTTATACCTATTTCAGGTATGATCATTGGCAATGCAATGACTGGTATTAACTTGGGAGTGAATACGTTAATTGAAGGAATGAAAAGTAAACGACATCTAGTTGAATCTGCCCTTATGCTCGGAGCAACACCAAAGGAAGCTTCTAAAACCATTGTTAATCAAGCTTTTGATGCTGCTATCCTACCAACAATAAATAGCATGGTAGGCATGGGAATTGTTTTTTTACCAGGAATGATGACAGGAGTTATCCTATCAGGTGCTGACCCGTTAGTTTCAATAAAATACCAAATTGCTATCGTTTTAGGCATTACTGGAAGTGTATCATTATCAGTTTTCTTATTTATCCAGTTCGGCTACAAAACATTCTTCACTAATCGAGCCCAATTAAAATAA
- a CDS encoding tyrosine-protein phosphatase, protein MVVDIHNHILYGLDDGATTLTTTIDMAKKAIEFGISHVVATPHQDFKNYYNPPTKIYEKLDEVNRLLKSENIPLTICPGMEIGLYEGIIKDLERNQLISLNDSHKYLLIELPSEYIPHYTEEIFEKMKSMGYVPIIAHAERNAEIRRHPTKLLHLINQGALAQVTAASVIGLWGHRLQKVTLSLIKQNLVHFIASDAHNTSSRSFDLVCAYTFLDKKLSIHYSNYFKENALHIIKGTPIISAVKLQKRKKLLFI, encoded by the coding sequence TTGGTTGTCGATATCCATAACCATATTTTATATGGATTAGACGATGGGGCTACAACATTAACGACTACAATTGATATGGCAAAGAAAGCTATTGAATTTGGAATCAGCCATGTTGTTGCTACGCCTCACCAAGATTTTAAGAATTACTATAATCCACCAACAAAAATATATGAAAAACTAGATGAGGTTAATAGACTATTAAAATCTGAAAATATTCCGTTAACGATTTGCCCTGGTATGGAAATTGGCCTATATGAAGGTATCATTAAAGATCTAGAGAGGAATCAGCTCATATCTTTGAATGATTCACATAAATACTTGTTAATTGAATTGCCTAGTGAATATATACCTCATTACACTGAAGAAATATTTGAAAAAATGAAATCTATGGGATACGTACCGATCATTGCTCATGCTGAAAGGAATGCTGAAATTCGAAGACACCCAACTAAACTATTGCATTTAATTAACCAAGGCGCATTAGCGCAAGTTACAGCAGCTAGTGTAATTGGCTTATGGGGACATAGATTACAGAAAGTAACATTATCATTAATAAAGCAAAACCTTGTGCATTTCATAGCATCAGATGCACACAATACAAGTAGTCGATCTTTTGATTTAGTATGTGCATACACGTTTCTTGACAAAAAATTATCAATACATTATTCGAACTACTTCAAGGAAAATGCTCTTCACATTATTAAAGGAACACCCATTATATCGGCTGTCAAATTACAAAAAAGGAAGAAATTATTATTTATTTAA
- a CDS encoding NAD-dependent epimerase/dehydratase family protein codes for MKVLVTGGAGFIGSHIVERLVQENYEVTVVDNMSNGDRDNILGHVCLHQVDITSSDLEDVFLTEKPTFVIHQAAQASVPYSMKNPLADSKMNIQGTINLLQCCIKFNVKKIIFASTAAVYGKPHVTPVDESHVLSPKSFYGVSKVCAETYIQLYESMYGLKYCILRYANVYGPRQGMKGEAGVISIFLNKVLENERIEVFGNGNQTRDFIHVKDVANASYLALSGGDNQIMNISTGSQTSINELIDLVAKATNRVIKPVYVTGREGEINNSYLSNSKAQKLLNWYPNFQLEQGIKNTLKYLIKNVGE; via the coding sequence TTGAAAGTTTTAGTAACCGGGGGAGCAGGATTTATTGGTTCACATATTGTAGAAAGACTTGTGCAAGAGAATTATGAAGTTACCGTAGTAGATAATATGTCAAATGGGGATAGGGACAATATTCTTGGACATGTATGTCTTCATCAAGTTGATATTACAAGTTCTGATCTTGAAGATGTATTTTTAACAGAAAAACCGACATTCGTCATTCATCAAGCAGCACAAGCGTCTGTCCCTTATTCTATGAAAAATCCGTTAGCAGACAGTAAAATGAACATACAAGGTACAATTAATTTACTGCAATGCTGTATCAAATTTAATGTAAAAAAAATCATTTTTGCGTCAACAGCTGCGGTATACGGTAAACCTCATGTAACCCCTGTGGATGAAAGTCACGTGCTCAGTCCAAAATCGTTTTATGGTGTGTCGAAGGTATGTGCAGAAACGTATATTCAGTTATACGAAAGTATGTATGGACTCAAATATTGTATTTTAAGATATGCTAATGTCTATGGGCCAAGGCAAGGAATGAAAGGTGAAGCTGGCGTTATTTCTATCTTCTTAAACAAGGTCCTTGAAAATGAGCGGATTGAAGTTTTTGGTAATGGTAATCAAACGAGAGACTTTATTCATGTTAAAGATGTTGCAAATGCAAGTTATCTTGCACTAAGCGGTGGTGATAATCAAATAATGAATATTAGTACAGGAAGCCAAACGTCAATTAACGAACTAATAGACTTGGTGGCAAAGGCTACGAATAGAGTAATTAAACCTGTGTATGTAACAGGAAGAGAAGGTGAAATTAATAACAGCTATTTAAGTAATAGTAAAGCACAAAAACTGTTAAATTGGTATCCAAATTTCCAACTGGAACAAGGAATTAAGAATACTTTAAAATATCTTATTAAGAACGTAGGAGAATGA
- a CDS encoding GNAT family N-acetyltransferase, producing the protein MGIILATEKNVEWINNQYKIAGFIPSDLKNEIVAIVTYNGKNAGIGRLVQIDKDNLEMGGIYILPAYRGHKLAGELVSFLVKEAKKIDAANVYCIPFDNLGNFYKKYGFKEVRPQEDDIHEAIINKYNWCLQEYDKNVLLFRL; encoded by the coding sequence ATGGGGATTATATTAGCAACAGAAAAGAATGTAGAATGGATTAATAACCAGTATAAGATAGCAGGATTTATTCCAAGTGATTTAAAAAATGAAATTGTTGCAATTGTAACTTACAATGGAAAAAATGCAGGTATAGGGCGTTTAGTTCAAATTGATAAGGATAATTTGGAAATGGGAGGTATTTATATTCTTCCAGCATACAGAGGGCATAAATTAGCTGGAGAACTAGTATCATTTTTAGTTAAAGAAGCAAAAAAAATAGATGCTGCTAATGTTTATTGTATACCCTTTGATAACCTTGGGAATTTTTATAAAAAATATGGCTTTAAAGAAGTTCGCCCGCAAGAAGACGATATTCATGAAGCAATAATTAATAAATATAACTGGTGCTTACAGGAATACGATAAAAACGTGTTGTTATTTAGATTATAA
- a CDS encoding GerAB/ArcD/ProY family transporter codes for MQEKLQPHQIFALIYMCQISVGIFSLPRITAEAFGTNGWLGIGIVSVFFVVNIILIGLVFSFGKGRTIFNIMDILPKFLLCPFYICVALLYGALGILIAKNFQLILSMLYYPNMSILFVVLMAILTYWLVRRGIYHIAKATVVFFSTILIALLLGFHIPEFSFTRLTPFIFEGEKELLMKGNQVGLHFLGVEIALLFIPYISKLSTAMRPILFAHLLLTFIYLATCFISFGFFSFEQLINDVYPVITLLEYVEFPIVERVEGFVVNLFMFEVLVTIVLFFWGADQFLQQALPKIPPRLSILCLLLVSSLITAFINTRSELELWIYWLRSGELLIAMLLPIILLILIGVHHLYRKK; via the coding sequence ATGCAAGAAAAACTACAACCTCATCAAATATTTGCTCTTATTTATATGTGTCAAATCAGTGTAGGAATTTTTAGTTTACCCCGCATAACAGCTGAAGCATTTGGAACAAATGGGTGGCTTGGAATTGGAATAGTGTCCGTATTTTTTGTGGTAAATATAATACTTATCGGGTTAGTCTTTAGTTTTGGAAAGGGACGTACAATTTTTAATATTATGGATATACTACCGAAGTTCCTGTTATGTCCATTCTATATTTGTGTTGCATTGCTTTATGGTGCCCTTGGAATATTAATAGCCAAAAATTTTCAATTAATACTCAGTATGCTCTATTACCCGAACATGTCTATTTTATTTGTTGTCCTAATGGCTATTTTAACATACTGGCTTGTTCGTAGAGGAATTTATCATATCGCTAAAGCTACTGTTGTATTTTTTTCAACGATATTAATCGCACTCTTATTAGGATTCCATATACCAGAATTTTCGTTCACAAGATTAACTCCATTTATTTTTGAAGGAGAAAAAGAATTATTAATGAAAGGGAACCAAGTAGGCTTACACTTTCTAGGTGTTGAAATTGCTTTACTTTTTATCCCTTATATTTCAAAACTGAGTACCGCTATGAGACCTATATTATTTGCTCATCTCTTACTCACATTTATTTATCTAGCTACTTGTTTTATATCGTTTGGATTTTTTAGTTTTGAGCAATTAATAAATGATGTATACCCTGTGATAACATTGCTTGAATATGTTGAATTTCCAATTGTCGAAAGAGTTGAAGGTTTTGTTGTTAACTTATTCATGTTTGAAGTCCTAGTTACCATTGTTTTATTTTTTTGGGGAGCAGACCAATTTTTACAGCAAGCCTTACCTAAGATTCCACCGCGCTTATCAATACTATGTTTATTATTAGTTTCTTCTTTAATCACAGCGTTTATAAACACAAGGAGTGAATTAGAACTTTGGATATACTGGCTCCGATCAGGTGAATTATTAATAGCAATGCTGTTACCAATTATTTTGTTAATTCTTATAGGAGTACACCATTTATATAGAAAGAAGTGA
- a CDS encoding CAP domain-containing protein: MKKGILLSTATAMTLLFASPGMSSAESNQPTIKPIVKYEVHSQIPQETINEMIQQLLQQLSKQYNIKLDIPTQPSNDEQSNNTPIEEAPVVQPPTSPPTQPEKPQEEQPQEESSALSKFELQVVELTNAERAKSGLSALKIDESLSKVARTKSADMQSNKYFDHNSPTYGSPFDMMKKFGITYKSAGENIAYGQKTPQEVVNAWMNSEGHRKNILNSSFTHIGVGYVEQGNYWTQMFIGK; this comes from the coding sequence ATGAAAAAAGGAATATTACTATCTACTGCAACTGCTATGACTCTATTATTTGCTTCACCAGGAATGAGTTCAGCAGAAAGCAATCAACCTACAATAAAACCAATCGTAAAATATGAAGTGCATTCACAGATCCCACAAGAAACAATAAATGAAATGATTCAACAATTATTACAACAATTGAGCAAACAGTACAATATTAAGCTTGACATCCCAACTCAACCATCTAATGATGAACAATCTAATAATACGCCTATAGAAGAAGCTCCTGTTGTTCAACCACCGACTAGTCCACCAACACAGCCTGAAAAGCCACAGGAAGAACAACCACAAGAGGAATCTTCAGCATTAAGTAAATTTGAGCTACAAGTAGTTGAATTAACAAATGCAGAGCGTGCAAAAAGTGGACTATCTGCATTAAAAATAGACGAGAGTCTAAGTAAAGTTGCACGAACTAAGTCTGCTGATATGCAGTCTAACAAATATTTTGATCATAATAGTCCAACATACGGTTCTCCGTTTGATATGATGAAGAAATTCGGTATAACTTATAAGTCAGCTGGAGAAAACATTGCATACGGTCAGAAAACACCTCAGGAAGTTGTAAATGCTTGGATGAACAGTGAAGGTCATCGTAAAAACATCCTTAACTCAAGTTTTACTCACATCGGCGTAGGATATGTTGAGCAAGGAAATTACTGGACTCAAATGTTTATCGGTAAATAA
- a CDS encoding nitric oxide synthase oxygenase, with the protein MLLQEAQQFIKECYMEFKKTEREVNDRITCITEEITEHGTYSHTFEELEYGAKLAWRNSNRCIGRLFWDSLKVFDFRHLTTEEDIGDALFKHIDYASNNGNIRSTITIFKPIKKDGQIRIWNHQLIRYAGYETDNGVIGDPSSIPFTKQCQQLGWKGEGTHFDLLPIVIQINNNIPKFFHIPKEKVIEVHLQHPEYAWFKDLNIKWYAVPIISDMKLEIGGIQYTAAPFNGWYMGTEIGARNLADEFRYNLLPKVASLMGLDTTKQATLWKDRALIELNTAVLYSYKHDGVSIVDHHTASQQFKMFEQKEQACGRQVTGDWTWLVPPVSPATTHIFHKEYNNSLITPNFFKQENPNL; encoded by the coding sequence TTGTTACTTCAAGAAGCACAGCAATTTATTAAAGAATGTTACATGGAATTTAAAAAAACAGAACGAGAAGTTAATGATCGAATAACGTGCATAACAGAAGAAATTACCGAACATGGCACATACTCCCACACGTTTGAAGAGTTAGAATACGGGGCCAAGTTAGCCTGGCGCAATAGTAATCGATGTATTGGCAGACTCTTTTGGGACAGCCTAAAAGTTTTTGATTTTCGACACCTCACAACTGAAGAAGATATAGGTGATGCATTGTTCAAACATATTGATTATGCTTCGAACAATGGCAATATAAGATCCACCATTACTATTTTTAAACCAATAAAGAAAGACGGGCAAATAAGGATATGGAACCATCAATTAATTCGTTACGCTGGCTATGAAACGGACAATGGTGTAATCGGAGATCCAAGCTCCATCCCCTTCACTAAACAATGCCAACAGCTCGGTTGGAAAGGTGAAGGTACACACTTTGATTTATTACCGATTGTCATACAAATAAATAATAACATACCTAAATTTTTTCATATCCCTAAAGAAAAAGTCATTGAAGTACATTTACAACACCCCGAATATGCTTGGTTTAAAGATTTAAATATTAAATGGTATGCTGTTCCAATCATCTCTGATATGAAATTAGAAATTGGAGGTATACAATACACAGCTGCTCCATTTAACGGATGGTACATGGGAACAGAAATTGGTGCAAGAAACCTCGCAGATGAATTCAGGTATAATTTACTTCCCAAGGTAGCTTCTTTAATGGGACTTGATACGACAAAGCAAGCTACTCTATGGAAAGACAGAGCACTTATTGAATTAAATACAGCTGTGTTATACTCTTATAAACATGATGGCGTTAGTATTGTTGACCATCATACTGCAAGTCAACAATTTAAGATGTTTGAACAAAAAGAGCAAGCTTGCGGGAGACAAGTTACTGGGGATTGGACATGGCTAGTCCCACCTGTATCACCTGCAACAACTCACATTTTTCACAAAGAATATAATAATTCACTTATAACGCCTAACTTCTTTAAACAAGAAAATCCGAATTTATAA